In Canis lupus dingo isolate Sandy chromosome 1, ASM325472v2, whole genome shotgun sequence, a single genomic region encodes these proteins:
- the LOC112643748 gene encoding 60S ribosomal protein L29-like yields MAKSKNHTMHNQSRKWHRNGIKKPQSQRYESLKGVDPKFLRNMRFAKKHNKKGLKKMQANNAKAVAARAEAIKALVKPKEVKPKIPKGGSRKLNQLAYIAHPKLGKHARIAKGLRLCRPKAKAKAQTKAQAAAVTLAPAPAPASTPASTSVAQAPKGAHAPTKGSSVEASACQCEDGRTGMTPGLLSAWAWCPPVLFVQINLRQDLLKKKKKELTGANAHYI; encoded by the coding sequence ATGGCCAAGTCCAAGAACCACACCATGCACAACCAGTCACGAAAATGGCACAGAAATGGCATCAAGAAACCCCAGTCACAAAGATACGAATCTCTTAAGGGGGTAGACCCCAAGTTCCTGAGGAACATGCGCTTTGCCAAGAAGCACAACAAGAAGGGCCTGAAGAAGATGCAGGCCAACAATGCCAAGGCCGTGGCTGCACGTGCTGAGGCTATCAAGGCTCTTGTCAAGCCCAAGGAGGTTAAGCCCAAGATCCCAAAGGGCGGCAGCCGCAAGCTCAATCAACTTGCCTACATCGCTCACCCCAAGCTCGGGAAACATGCCCGCATTGCCAAAGGTCTCAGGCTCTGCCGGccaaaggccaaggccaaggctcaAACCAAGGCCCAGGCTGCAGCTGTGACCctggctccggctccggctcctgCTTCTACTCCTGCTTCTACTTCTGTAGCGCAGGCTCCTAAAGGTGCCCACGCCCCCACAAAAGGCTCCAGTGTAGAGGCTTCTGCCTGCCAGTGTGAGGACGGAAGGACTGGTATGACCCCTGGGCTTCTGTCTGCATGGGCCTGGTGTCCTCCTGTGCTATTTGTACAAATAAACCTGCGGCAggatctgttaaaaaaaaaaaaaaaagaattaacggGTGCCAAtgcacactacatctga